A part of Populus alba chromosome 8, ASM523922v2, whole genome shotgun sequence genomic DNA contains:
- the LOC118054901 gene encoding LOW QUALITY PROTEIN: uncharacterized protein (The sequence of the model RefSeq protein was modified relative to this genomic sequence to represent the inferred CDS: inserted 2 bases in 1 codon; deleted 1 base in 1 codon), producing MMERSESTSKMMKKKEITNDHGFADTIFSWSLEDIFNENLFKVENIPESFYSVRHYLGSYVIPLLEETRAELSSSMDIISTAPFAEMVAFFEAKPQGTLLYDVNIDYWRNRSRGSGKERYKTLPGDIVILTSAKPENVSDLQRVGWTWTFAVVTSITGDETEDAATYTSFTVKAQKDIEISDGLQKSPTVVSLTNVTTSKRIWNALHMFGNLNIIKEILCTDSVVEENCNQYSMWERAIYDENVVNLSSELNESQNKAVLACLLKKQRNHKSAVELIWGPPGTGKTKTVSMLLFSLLKMKCRTLTCAPTNVSITEVASRVLKLVTESHEADSGTDSLFHSVGDILLFGNKDRLKVDSETQEVYLDYRVKRLIECFAPLTGWWNCFNSTIDFFEDCVSQYAIFVENELIKMQEHDDENPEKRKSCSYQAGALKGELKTFLEFMRDRFRSTALPLKTCLTLLCTHIPETCILKHNIQNIVSLFGLLNSFESWLFHAAVISDELHEVFSHPELDEDSFQGFNDILLRLRLKRSECITMLKRVWDSLRHLDLPSAMNKRSIEEFCFQKATLFLCTASSSYKLHLLPIEPLDFLVVDEAAQLKECESTIPLQLPGIRHAILIGDECQLPAMVVSNVCDKAGFGRSLFERLSSLGHSKHLLDMQYRMHPSISCFPNSKFYSNLILDAPNVKARSYVKHYLPGPMFGPYTFINVLGGREELDDVGHSRKNMVEVAIVLKLLQSLYKAWSGHKVRVGVISPYTAQVGAIQEKLGKKYENIDGFSVKVSSIDGFQGGEEDIVIISSVRSNTGGAIGFMYDPRRINVALTRARHCLWILGNERTLSNSESIWEKLVHDAKERNCFFHADEDKDLAKAIVEVKKEFDQLDDLIKGDSALFRSARWKVLFSEYFKKSFGKLASVRKKTPVLNLLLKLSSGWRPKKRSVDFICGSSSQILKQFKVEGLYVICSIDIVKEICYTQVLKVWDLLPLEDIPILAKRLEGIFETYTDDFICHCNEKCLEGDLEVPKTWRTSFDILRYKSCSNNEIRSNSNSGGPDGPYYVENSKVSDSLLLMKFYSLSSGVVSHLLSDRDGRELELPFEVTDEELEIILFQRSTFILGRSGTGKTTVLTMKLFKKEELYYTATQGYLNTSEDSSRRNNVADDIKSVGDGVGDAKETVLRQLFVTVSPKLCYAIKHHVMQLKSFASGGKYSAEXSSIDMEDIDDAAQFKDIPNSFLDILPKSYPLVITFFKFLMMLDGTMGNSYFERFCDMRQLLHEKVGNSGSISAQTLIRTKEVNFEKFCSVYWPHFNEKLKKKLDSSRVFTEIISHIKGGLRAGESCDGRLGREDYVSLSESRKSTLNRQKRELIYDFFEDYEKMKAENGDFDMADFVNDLHLRLKTYKYEGDAMDFVYIDEVQDLTMRQIALFKYICRNVDEGFVFSGDTAQTIAKGVDFRFEDIRSLFYKEFVLASRSAGNDRSEKGQISKIFHLNQNFRTHAGVLNLAQSVIDLLYRFFPSFIDMLSPETSLIYGEAPILLESGNDENAIVTIFGNSGNVRSNFVGFGAEQVILVRDDAARKEIDNYVGKHALVLTVVECKGLEFQDVLLYNFFGSSPLKNKWRVVYEFMKEQDLLDAISPSFPSFILAKHNVLCSELKQLYVAITRTRQRLWICENVEEFSRPMFDYWMKKSLVQVRKLDDSLAQAMQVSSSPEEWKSQGYKLLREGNYEMATMCFERAGDEHGEKLSKASGLRAAADRMHSSNPEMASVARWQAAEIFESIGKAEYAAECFYMLKEYDRAGRIYLQCGESAMERAGECFLLAENYCSAAEVYAKGCNFSKCLSACTEGKLFDTGLHYIQYWKQQGTADQRSREMDTIEQEFLESCACHYYKINDNRAMMKYVRAFDSMSSARTFLTDLGCLDELLSLEVESGNFLEAAGIAKLKGDLVLEADLLGSGGHFKEASLLILWFVFANSLWSTGSKGWPLKQFPQREELLTKAKLLAKDVSAQFYEFVHTEAEILLNSQHNLFKIHQSLDSSRRHSSIRGEILSARKILDMHLHLNTSKYCWENDLVSDLARLSERNFLNNQVSAETLVYFWNFWKDKIVNIIKFLGRFEMQDVTEYGDFGEFCLNYLGVKRQFNNLKAIYFLMILDAQWVREIPKNFIQRKGNLVSVDVHQFITAAQGYWCSELLSVGMNVLTNLEALYNLSVRNSLSLFCQSRSLTHIYEVANFLLKCQFLSSQHGDIKALRKFTRLATGCFYDCIYPRDWRESLKENMISLRRTEICRNLLKEVIFEDVSSKNKLSYAQLGRITSMILGSGEMVCEPYEKMADGLQWNPSWKAFIEDLCRNGREVSYMWKLHEALVDTYNANWRKGDYILPGCFLYMLERQLILLSYFRGYCLTTKSSFVEWLIYQEGHGSPTFESLTGHAPQSTQSILKFIVETVQLFLYNEKDMMEWIRVSEKNVKVLNDYHAVVVLRLVVIICLIYVNFGSCKNLLSELLGRTYITKKLPSQFYDAIRKRQKHNSLNVNPTVVAEAFSKIGNPLVVVSFGKNCSRFLCPDAIFVDMKVNESKDNALRVLFAKTDATAQDHTGAVEANTRSSFKGIVSQGFEDPGKIPELPSNVGDTANCNSRCGKKDEGNPPLPHERLWEIFEALKSPNHGVDESSNIACDPTFQVDIDRITCLLKAAIDGNFQNPPSVDNKNLLEEASTMLHEMGQLNAALEMREPEHESDISTIGELLEKLQSRRPRMEFFLSQIFLQHDENLKREMSETNIASDDHRDEECSNSKAEGSCVSAKGEINISRSNVETGGSNPDMENKGKGNSKSKKNKRGKGGRKRK from the exons ATGATGGAAAGATCAGAGAGTACAAgcaagatgatgaagaagaaggaaattaCTAATGATCATGGCTTCGCTGACACCATTTTTTCATGGTCTCTTGAGGATATTTTCAATGAAAATCTTTTCAAG GTGGAAAATATTCCAGAGTCATTTTACTCGGTTCGGCATTATCTTGGATCATATGTAATTCCTTTGTTGGAAGAAACCCGTGCAGAATTGAGCTCAAGCATGGATATTATATCCACAGCACCGTTTGCTGAAATGGTTGCTTTCTTTGAGGCCAAGCCCCAAGGCACATTATTGTATGATGTTAATATTGATTATTGGAGAAACAGATCCCGTGGCAGTGGCAAGGAGCGTTACAAAACATTGCCCGGCGACATCGTTATTTTAACAAGCGCTAAACCTGAAAATGTCTCTGATTTGCAAAGGGTTGGATGGACATGGACATTTGCTGTGGTCACCAGTATAACAGGAGATGAGACCGAGGATGCTGCTACATATACTTCTTTCACAGTCAAGGCGCAAAAAGACATCGAAATTAGTGATGGACTGCAGAAATCACCTACTGTGGTTTCATTGACTAATGTAACAACTAGCAAAAGAATATGGAATGCACTCCACATGTTCGGAAACTTGAATATCATCAAAGAGATTCTGTGCACTGATTCTGtg GTTGAGGAAAATTGCAACCAATATTCTATGTGGGAACGTGCAATCTATGATGAGAATGTTGTGAATTTGTCATCTGAACTGAATGAATCCCAAAACAAGGCAGTTTTGGCATGTCTGCTTAAAAAGCAACGCAACCATAAGTCAGCAGTTGAACTTATTTGGGGCCCGCCAGGGACTGGGAAAACCAAAACAGTCAGTATGTTGCTATTCAGCCTCCTAAAAATGAAATGCAGAACTCTAACATGTGCCCCAACCAATGTTTCAATTACAGAGGTGGCCTCTAGGGTGCTCAAGCTGGTCACAGAATCCCATGAAGCAGATTCAGGAACGGATTCTTTGTTTCATTCTGTGGGAGATATTCTTTTGTTTGGGAATAAGGACAGACTCAAAGTTGATTCTGAAACTCAGGAAGTCTACTTGGATTATCGTGTCAAAAGGCTTATAGAGTGCTTTGCACCTCTGACTGGTTGGTGGAATTGTTTCAATTcgacaattgatttttttgaagattgTGTTTCTCAGTATGCCATTTTCGTGGAGAATGAATTAATCAAAATGCAGGAGCATGATGATGAAAATCCAGAGAAAAGGAAATCCTGTAGCTATCAAGCTGGTGCCCTCAAAGGAGAGCTGAAAACGTTTCTCGAATTTATGAGAGATAGATTCCGCTCTACTGCATTACCTCTAAAAACATGCCTCACTTTATTATGCACTCACATACCAGAAACTTGCATTCTCAAACATAACATTCAGAACATCGTATCCTTGTTTGGGTTACTTAACTCTTTTGAATCTTGGCTATTCCATGCGGCTGTGATTTCTGATGAATTGCATGAAGTTTTTTCACACCCAGAGTTAGATGAGGATTCTTTCCAAGGCTTTAATGATATATTATTGCGGTTGAGACTAAAGAGAAGTGAATGCATTACTATGTTGAAAAGAGTCTGGGATTCTCTCCGCCATCTGGATCTTCCAAGTGCTATGAACAAGCGGTCAATAGAGGAATTCTGTTTCCAGAAAGCAACATTATTTTTGTGCACAGCTTCTAGTTCGTATAAGTTGCATTTGTTGCCTATTGAACCACTCGACTTTTTGGTAGTTGACGAAGCAGCTCAGCTAAAAGAGTGTGAATCAACAATACCCTTACAACTTCCTGGTATCAGGCATGCTATTCTAATCGGTGATGAGTGTCAATTGCCAGCTATGGTCGTAAGCAAT GTTTGTGATAAAGCTGGCTTTGGAAGGAGTTTATTTGAAAGGCTCAGTTCATTGGGTCATTCAAAACATCTTTTAGATATGCAGTACAGAATGCATCCATCCATCAGTTGCTTCCCTAATTCAAAATTCTACTCCAATCTAATCTTAGATGCACCAAATGTCAAGGCTAGAAGTTATGTAAAGCATTATCTTCCAGGGCCAATGTTTGGTCCCTATACATTCATAAATGTATTGGGTGGAAGAGAAGAGCTAGATGATGTCGGGCATAGCAGGAAAAATATGGTTGAGGTAGCCATTGTGCTGAAATTACTGCAAAGTCTGTACAAAG CTTGGAGTGGACACAAGGTTAGAGTTGGTGTAATATCTCCATATACTGCTCAAGTTGGTGCGATTCAAGAGAAGCTTGGTAAGAAGTATGAAAACATTGATGGTTTTTCAGTAAAGGTGAGTTCAATCGATGGATTTCAAGGTGGTGAAGAGGACATAGTAATAATATCATCCGTGAGATCCAATACGGGTGGAGCAATTGGATTCATGTATGATCCTCGGAGAATTAATGTTGCTCTTACAAGGGCTAG GCATTGTCTTTGGATTTTGGGGAATGAAAGAACCCTATCAAATAGCGAGTCTATTTGGGAAAAGTTAGTCCATGATGCTAAGGAACGCAATTGTTTCTTTCATGCTGATGAAGACAAGGATTTGGCCAAAGCCATTGTAGAAGTCAAGAAAGAGTTTGATCAGCTGGATGATTTGATTAAAGGAGACAGTGCACTATTCAGAAGTGCTAGATGGAAG GTTCTTTTCAGTGAATacttcaaaaaatcatttggcAAACTAGCATCAGTCAGAAAGAAGACACCTGTTCTGAACCTTCTACTGAAACTTTCCAGTGGCTGGCGTCCTAAGAAAAGGAGTGTGGACTTCATTTGCGGAAGCTCTTCTCAAATCTTGAAACAGTTCAAGGTTGAAGGACTCTATGTAATCTGTTCAATCGACATAGTGAAGGAAATATGCTACACACAAGTTTTGAAGGTCTGGGATTTATTACCATTAGAAGATATTCCTATACTGGCTAAACGTCTGGAGGGCATCTTTGAGACGTACACTGACGATTTTATCTGTCATTGCAATGAGAAATGTCTAGAGGG AGATCTGGAAGTTCCAAAAACTTGGAGAACCTCTTTTGATATTCTTAGATATAAGAGTTGCAGCAACAATGAAATAAGAAGCAATTCAAATTCTGGTGGCCCTGATGGTCCCTACTATGTAGAGAACTCAAAAGTGAGTGATAGTTTGTTGCTGATGAAGTTCTACTCATTATCTTCTGGAGTCGTGAGTCACTTGCTTTCTGACCGTGATGGAAGAGAATTGGAGCTCCCATTTGAAGTGACTGATGAAGAACTCGAGATAATCTTATTCCAAAGAAGTACATTTATACTAGGACGATCAGGGACTGGTAAAACGACTGTTTTGACAATGAAGCTGTTTAAGAAAGAGGAACTATATTATACGGCAACACAGGGATACTTAAATACTTCAGAGGACAGCAGCAGGAGAAACAATGTTGCTGATGACATTAAATCTGTTGGGGATGGTGTTGGAGATGCCAAAGAAACTGTCTTGCGTCAACTTTTTGTGACAGTCAGTCCAAAACTCTGTTATGCCATCAAGCATCATGTGATGCAATTGAAAAG CTTTGCCTCTGGTGGAAAATACTCAGCAGA GAGTTCAATTGATATGGAAGATATTGATGACGCAGCACAATTCAAAGATATTCCAAACTCTTTCTTAGATATTCTTCCAAAGTCATACCCACTTGTTATcactttctttaaatttttaatgatgctGGATGGAACAATGGGTAATTCGTACTTTGAAAGATTTTGTGACATGAGGCAGCTTTTGCATGAAAAAGTAGGGAATTCAGGATCAATCTCAGCACAAACTCTTATAAGAACAAAGGAGGTTAACTTCGAGAAGTTTTGTTCAGTTTATTGGCCacatttcaatgaaaaattaaaaaaaaagcttgattcATCCAGAGTATTTACGGAGATAATTTCCCATATAAAAGGTGGCCTGCGAGCTGGAGAGTCTTGTGATGGCAGACTGGGCCGAGAGGATTATGTTTCTCTATCAGAAAGTCGTAAATCCACTTTAAATAGGCAGAAGAGAgaa ttaatatatgatttttttgaagaCTATGAAAAGATGAAGGCAGAAAATGGTGACTTTGATATGGCTGATTTTGTAAATGATCTTCATCTTCGTCTTAAAACTTACAAGTATGAGGGTGATGCGATGGATTTTGTCTATATTGATGAAGTCCAAGATCTTACTATGAGGCAGATTGCTCTCTTCAAATATATTTGTAGGAATGTAGATGagggatttgttttttctggTGATACAGCACAAACAATTGCTAAGGGGGTTGACTTCAGGTTTGAAGATATAAGATCTTTGTTCTATAAAGAGTTTGTTTTAGCATCTAGGAGTGCGGGAAATGACAGAAGCGAGAAAGgtcaaatatctaaaatatttcatttgaaCCAGAACTTCCGTACCCATGCTGGTGTACTCAATTTAGCTCAAAGTGTTATTGATCTTCTTTACcgttttttcccttcatttatTGATATGTTAAGCCCTGAAACGAGTCTTATTTATGGGGAAGCTCCTATTTTACTTGAATCTGGAAATGATGAAAATGCAATTGTAACTATTTTCGGGAATAGTGGGAATGTGAGAAGCAATTTTGTTGGGTTTGGAGCAGAGCAAGTGATATTGGTGCGGGATGATGCTGCTAGGAAAGAGATTGATAACTATGTTGGGAAGCATGCTCTTGTTTTGACTGTTGTAGAGTGCAAGGGCCTAGAATTTCAG gaTGTCCTCTTGTACAACTTTTTTGGCTCATCacctttgaaaaataaatggagaGTTGTCTATGAGTTTATGAAGGAACAAGATTTACTTGATGCCATTTCCCCATCCTTTCCAAGTTTCATCCTAGCAAAACATAATGTCTTGTGCTCTGAGTTGAAGCAATTATACGTTGCTATCACTCGTACACGGCAAAGGTTGTGGATTTGTGAGAATGTGGAGGAGTTTTCCAGACCAATGTTTGACTACTGGATGAAGAAGAGCCTTGTCCAAGTGAGGAAACTGGATGATTCGCTTGCCCAAGCAATGCAAGTTTCTAGCAGTCCTGAAGAGTGGAAGTCTCAGGGTTACAAG CTTTTACGTGAGGGTAACTATGAGATGGCAACTATGTGCTTTGAAAGAGCAGGGGATGAACATGGGGAGAAATTGTCCAAGGCTTCTGGGCTTAGAGCAGCTGCTGACAGAATGCATAGTTCAAATCCTGAAATGGCTTCTGTTGCCCGTTGGCAGGCTGCAGAAATTTTTGAATCAATAGGCAAGGCTGAGTATGCTGCCGAATGCTTTTACATGTTGAAGGAGTATGATAGGGCAG GTAGGATTTACTTGCAATGTGGGGAATCTGCAATGGAAAGAGCTGGAGAATGTTTTTTGCTTGCTGAAAATTATTGTTCTGCAGCTGAAGTATATGCAAAAGGCTGCAATTTCTCCAAGTGCTTGTCTGCGTGTACCGAAGGAAAACTCTTCGACACGGGCTTGCATTATATACAGTATTGGAAACAACAGGGGACTGCAGATCAAAGAAGCAGAGAAATGGATACAATTGAACAAGAGTTTCTGGAGAGCTGCGCTTGTCATTATTACAAGATCAATGACAACAGAGCTATGATGAAATATGTTAGAGCTTTTGATTCCATGTCTTCAGCTCGTACTTTCTTGACTGATTTAGGATGCCTTGATGAGCTTTTGTCATTGGAAGTGGAATCAGGTAACTTCCTGGAGGCGGCGGGCATTGCGAAGCTGAAAGGTGATCTTGTCCTTGAGGCAGATCTACTGGGCAGTGGTGGACATTTTAAGGAGGCATCATTGCTTATTCTGTGGTTTGTGTTTGCAAACTCTCTCTGGTCAACTGGGAGCAAAGGCTGGCCTTTAAAGCAGTTTCCTCAGAGAGAGGAACTTTTGACAAAAGCTAAGTTACTTGCAAAGGATGTGTCAGCCCAGTTTTATGAGTTTGTTCACACAGAGGctgaaattttattgaatagCCAGCACAACTTATTCAAGATTCATCAAAGTCTAGATTCTTCTCGGAGACATAGTAGTATCAGAGGTGAAATATTATCAGCTCGAAAGATTCTGGACATGCATCTTCATTTAAATACCTCAAAGTATTGTTGGGAAAATGACTTAGTGTCTGATTTAGCAAGGTTGTCAGAAAGAAACTTTTTGAACAACCAGGTCTCTGCTGAGACACTTGTTTACTTTTGGAATTTTTGGAAGGATAAAATTGTGAACATAATCAAGTTTCTTGGACGTTTTGAAATGCAAGATGTAACTGAATATGGAGATTTTGGTGAATTCTGCTTGAATTACTTGGGCGTGAAGAGACAGTTTAATAATCTGAAAGCTATCTATTTTTTGATGATCTTGGATGCTCAGTGGGTGAGGGAAATACccaaaaattttattcaaaggaAGGGGAACTTGGTTTCTGTAGATGTTCATCAGTTTATCACTGCTGCTCAGGGTTATTGGTGTTCAGAATTACTTTCTGTTGGCATGAATGTATTAACCAATCTTGAAGCCCTTTACAATTTATCAGTTAGGAATTCCTTGTCCCTCTTTTGCCAAAGCAGGTCTCTTACTCATATATATGAGGTGGCAAACTTTCTTTTGAAATGCCAGTTTCTAAGCAGTCAACACGGTGATATCAAGGCACTGCGGAAATTCACTCGACTGGCAACTGGATGCTTCTATGATTGCATCTATCCTAGGGACTGGAGAGAATCACTGAAAGAGAATATGATTTCGTTGAGGAGAACTGAGATTTGTAGGAATTTACTCAAGGAAGTTATCTTTGAAGATGTGAGCTCAAAGAACAAGCTGTCTTATGCGCAACTTGGAAGGATCACATCGATGATTCTTGGTTCTGGTGAGATGGTATGTGAACCATATGAGAAGATGGCAGATGGTTTACAATGGAACCCTTCATGGAAGGCATTCATTGAGGATCTCTGTAGGAATGGGAGGGAGGTGTCCTATATGTGGAAGTTGCATGAAGCTCTGGTAGATACTTATAATGCCAACTGGAGGAAAGGAGATTATATCTTGCCTGGTTGTTTCTTATACATGCTTGAACGCCAGCTAATTTTGTTATCCTACTTCCGAGGCTATTGTCTTACAACAAAGTCTTCTTTTGTGGAATGGCTTATCTACCAAGAAGGCCACGGGAGTCCAACTTTTGAAAGTTTGACGGGACATGCACCCCAATCTACACAAAGCATCCTGAAGTTTATTGTTGAGACTGTTCAGCTGTTTCTTTATAATGAGAAGGATATGATGGAGTGGATAAGAGTATCAGAAAAGAACGTGAAGGTCCTGAATGACTACCATGCTGTAGTAGTGTTGAGATTGGTTGTCATAATATGTTTAATTTATGTGAACTTTGGATCGTGTAAAAACTTGCTTTCTGAATTGCTGGGTAGGACCTATATCACCAAAAAACTGCCAAGTCAATTTTATGATGCCATCCGGAAGAGGCAGAAGCATAATTCTCTGAATGTAAATCCAACTGTGGTAGCTGAAGCATTTAGCAAGATTGGCAATCCTCTGGTAGTTGTGAGTTTTGGTAAAAATTGCTCACGATTTTTATGTCCAGATGCTATTTTTGTGGACATGAAGGTCAATGAAAGCAAGGACAACGCATTAAGAGTCTTGTTTGCAAAGACTGATGCTACAGCTCAGGATCACACGGGAGCTGTTGAAGCAAACACTAGGAGCTCATTCAAAGGAATAGTGTCCCAGGGTTTTGAAGATCCGGGGAAGATACCTGAGCTTCCATCTAATGTTGGAGATACGGCTAACTGTAACTCGAGGTGTGGGAAGAAGGATGAGGGTAACCCTCCATTGCCCCATGAACGGCTTTGGGAAATATTTGAAGCACTAAAATCTCCAAACCATGGAGTAGATGAAAGCAGCAATATTGCATGCGATCCAACATTTCAG gtGGATATAGACAGAATTACTTGCCTTTTAAAAGCAGCAATTGATGGAAATTTTCAGAACCCTCCCAGTGTTGATAATAAAAACCTGCTTGAGGAAGCTTCTACCATGCTTCACGAAATGGGGCAACTTAATGCTGCATTAGAAATGAG ggaACCAGAACATGAGAGCGACATTTCTACGATTGGAGAACTTCTCGAGAAGCTGCAGTCAAGAAGGCCAAGAATGGAATTTTTTCTAAGCCAGATATTCTTGCAACACGATGAAAATCTTAAAAGAGAGATGTCAGAGACAAACATTGCATCAGATGACCACCGTGATGAGGAATGTAGTAACAGCAAGGCTGAGGGGAGTTGCGTTTCTGCTAAAGGTGAGATAAACATTTCACGGAGTAATGTTGAGACCGGAGGCAGCAATCCTGATATGGAGAACAAGGGGAAGGGAAACAGCAAgtccaagaaaaacaagagaggaAAAGGCGGGCGGAAACGCAAGTAG